From one Basilea psittacipulmonis DSM 24701 genomic stretch:
- a CDS encoding AI-2E family transporter, whose amino-acid sequence MDKSKRNQTIIWVAVGMVCAFLFYILSPVLAPFMLGVAIAYVLAPVVQYLVMMKIPRPVAVGFSVLLLILIILGIILVVFPLLRRELLLVITRIPYWVQLYNTNFAAQVGSFMGVDASIELSAIRSFVQDAVMGTNNMTNSVFEYVLDSSTVVITVVITILLSPIVAIYLLLDWQGFIARTRDLIPRRFLNSAQSLLSDIDSLLSSYLRGQLLVMVILAFYYSIGLTIAGFDSAIPIGILTGMLVFIPYVGIGIGLTLAILTALLQFGDYYGLLAVAIIYGVGQVLEGMVLTPNIMGNRIGLHPLFIIFSVFIFGKLFGFFGVLLALPLCATASVLVRRVYASYRSSTFYTDEQ is encoded by the coding sequence TTGGACAAATCAAAACGTAACCAAACAATTATTTGGGTGGCAGTGGGCATGGTATGTGCCTTTTTGTTTTACATTCTGTCTCCCGTTTTGGCACCTTTTATGTTAGGGGTGGCTATCGCTTATGTATTAGCTCCAGTGGTGCAGTATTTGGTCATGATGAAAATTCCCCGTCCTGTGGCCGTGGGGTTTTCGGTGTTATTGCTCATTTTGATCATACTGGGCATTATCCTCGTGGTATTCCCTCTCTTGCGAAGAGAGTTATTGTTGGTGATCACGCGAATTCCTTATTGGGTCCAACTATATAATACGAATTTTGCTGCACAGGTTGGATCCTTTATGGGGGTTGATGCGAGCATTGAATTATCTGCGATTCGTTCCTTTGTACAAGATGCCGTGATGGGAACGAATAATATGACTAACTCGGTGTTTGAATATGTATTGGATAGCAGTACGGTGGTGATTACCGTTGTGATTACTATTTTATTATCGCCAATTGTCGCTATTTACCTTCTTTTAGATTGGCAGGGATTTATTGCAAGAACAAGAGATTTGATCCCCAGACGTTTTTTAAATTCTGCCCAAAGTCTATTAAGTGATATTGATAGCTTGCTATCTAGCTATTTGCGTGGGCAGTTACTCGTCATGGTGATTTTGGCTTTTTATTACAGTATTGGTTTGACGATTGCAGGATTTGATAGTGCGATACCGATTGGTATTTTGACAGGTATGCTGGTCTTTATTCCTTATGTGGGGATTGGGATTGGTTTAACGTTAGCGATTTTAACGGCATTGCTTCAGTTCGGTGACTATTATGGATTACTGGCAGTCGCGATTATTTACGGTGTCGGACAGGTGCTAGAGGGTATGGTGTTAACGCCAAATATCATGGGTAATCGTATTGGTCTGCACCCGTTATTTATTATTTTTTCAGTGTTTATTTTTGGTAAGTTATTTGGTTTTTTCGGTGTCTTGTTAGCCTTACCATTGTGTGCCACTGCGTCGGTTTTAGTAAGAAGAGTTTATGCCTCTTACCGCAGTAGTACTTTTTATACGGATGAGCAATGA
- a CDS encoding HdaA/DnaA family protein: MIQGILDIQSNIEPSFDNFVVGKNVDLIYQIQQLKLGQMVYIWGEKGSGKTHLLKAIIHSFDGRYIDAQKEQVPNFQGEHPHLVGIDNIQSLDRESQEHLFYLINEWRESQIQSNAFCLLMTGDHSPFGLSHLREDLRNRLSWDQIWKLEHLSEHDLMNLFIERASNKGMSCSPQTVLWLFKNYASNASSMMDLLAALDNYTLSKHRQLSIPLIKEFLEHKDDA, from the coding sequence ATGATTCAAGGCATTTTAGATATTCAGTCCAATATTGAACCTAGCTTTGATAATTTTGTGGTGGGCAAAAATGTTGATCTCATCTACCAGATTCAGCAGTTGAAATTGGGTCAAATGGTTTATATCTGGGGTGAAAAAGGATCAGGTAAAACACATTTACTTAAAGCGATTATTCATTCATTTGATGGTCGATATATCGATGCACAGAAAGAGCAAGTACCGAATTTTCAAGGCGAACACCCTCATTTGGTGGGTATTGACAATATCCAAAGCTTGGATCGCGAAAGTCAAGAACATCTGTTTTATTTGATCAATGAATGGCGAGAAAGTCAAATACAATCTAATGCTTTTTGTTTGCTGATGACGGGCGATCATTCTCCTTTTGGTCTGAGTCATTTACGAGAAGATTTGCGTAATCGATTGTCGTGGGATCAAATATGGAAATTAGAGCATTTGAGTGAACATGATTTAATGAACTTATTTATCGAGCGTGCGTCTAATAAAGGGATGTCATGCTCACCCCAAACCGTGCTTTGGTTGTTTAAGAATTATGCTAGCAATGCCAGTAGTATGATGGATTTGTTGGCCGCATTAGATAATTACACCTTATCGAAACATAGACAGTTATCAATTCCTTTAATAAAAGAGTTTTTGGAGCATAAAGATGATGCGTAG
- a CDS encoding M48 family metallopeptidase yields the protein MNKSYQVQTRHGIFAYHLIRSRRKTLALHIHQGQLIVKAPLSLSREYIEQFIKQKSDWIATQFYEFSQRASPLMKLVWQDQANIPYLGKQLRLHVSPDFAWPYEYVDANGQTKLDKFSPQEGDTLRIKAPVHASSKEIGYLCEQWYKGMAASFLNAFLHDFCRQHDIYFTKFVLTQAKSRWGSCSSRGVIRLHWQLIFYDVFLIQYVVAHEVAHLQEMNHSPAFWKRVKTLMPNYEKAHETLKKLSILEM from the coding sequence ATGAATAAGTCATATCAAGTTCAAACGCGACATGGCATTTTTGCGTATCATTTAATTCGTTCTCGTCGAAAGACCTTAGCATTACATATCCATCAGGGACAATTAATCGTGAAAGCACCATTGTCCCTGTCACGAGAATATATCGAACAATTTATCAAACAAAAATCAGATTGGATCGCCACACAGTTTTACGAATTCTCACAACGTGCTTCACCTTTGATGAAGTTGGTTTGGCAAGATCAAGCGAATATTCCTTATCTTGGAAAACAGTTGCGACTTCATGTAAGCCCCGATTTTGCTTGGCCTTATGAATATGTGGATGCCAATGGTCAAACAAAACTTGATAAATTTTCTCCTCAAGAGGGGGATACATTACGTATTAAAGCCCCTGTTCACGCATCTTCTAAAGAAATTGGATACTTGTGTGAACAATGGTATAAAGGCATGGCGGCTTCTTTTTTAAATGCTTTTTTACATGATTTTTGTCGTCAACATGATATTTATTTTACTAAGTTTGTTTTAACGCAAGCCAAGAGTCGATGGGGATCTTGTAGTAGTCGCGGGGTGATCCGATTGCATTGGCAGTTGATTTTTTATGATGTATTTTTGATTCAATATGTCGTGGCCCATGAAGTTGCACATTTACAAGAAATGAATCATAGTCCTGCTTTTTGGAAACGTGTCAAAACCTTAATGCCAAACTACGAGAAAGCACATGAGACCTTAAAAAAGCTGTCGATTTTGGAGATGTGA
- a CDS encoding HAD family hydrolase: MMRRLALFDLDHTLLPIDSDHEWIEFLIHKGCVSDPKALREAADEMFRRYKAGVLKVEDSIAVMLSVLKDHRLARLAEFHEQYMAEVIRPKITQPALDLVNRHLELGDLCCLVSATNTFVISPIARAFGFQHIIGTDPEIINGRYTGKAVGTPSYREGKIVRVHEWLASMNKKIEDFEESWFYSDSINDIFLLEQVTYPVCTNPDDQLRKVAQERHWHILDLFEKE, from the coding sequence ATGATGCGTAGATTAGCTTTATTTGATCTGGACCACACTTTATTACCGATAGATTCCGATCATGAGTGGATAGAATTTTTGATTCATAAAGGATGTGTGTCTGATCCCAAAGCATTAAGGGAAGCTGCCGATGAAATGTTTAGACGCTATAAAGCGGGTGTTTTAAAGGTTGAAGATTCTATTGCGGTGATGTTAAGTGTTTTAAAGGATCATCGTTTAGCACGTTTAGCAGAGTTTCACGAACAATATATGGCTGAAGTGATTCGCCCCAAGATTACCCAGCCCGCTTTAGACCTAGTAAATCGACATTTAGAACTGGGTGATTTATGTTGTTTAGTCAGTGCGACGAATACTTTTGTGATTTCGCCCATCGCTCGAGCGTTTGGATTTCAACATATTATTGGTACCGATCCTGAAATTATTAATGGACGTTATACTGGAAAAGCAGTGGGTACGCCTAGTTATCGAGAAGGTAAAATCGTACGCGTGCATGAATGGCTAGCATCCATGAATAAGAAAATAGAGGACTTTGAAGAAAGTTGGTTTTATAGTGATTCTATCAATGATATTTTCTTGTTGGAGCAGGTGACTTATCCTGTTTGTACCAATCCTGATGATCAGTTAAGGAAAGTCGCACAAGAACGTCATTGGCATATTTTGGATTTATTTGAAAAAGAATAA
- the folK gene encoding 2-amino-4-hydroxy-6-hydroxymethyldihydropteridine diphosphokinase: protein MKDRKKSYIALGANLGNPEQTLHQAIHVMSQTPGIVVNKISSFYQTAPIDSKGDDYINAVVEIYTTLSPMDLLQTLQKIELDFGRERPYKNAPRTLDLDVLLYEGYQSQDAILTIPHPRMYERAFVLVPLKEIATQEVSDEMLSAVSEQSIFRLSES, encoded by the coding sequence ATGAAAGACAGAAAAAAATCGTATATCGCTTTAGGGGCAAATTTAGGTAATCCTGAGCAAACATTACATCAAGCCATTCATGTGATGAGTCAAACACCGGGTATTGTGGTGAATAAAATATCAAGTTTTTATCAAACTGCTCCAATCGATTCAAAGGGTGATGATTATATTAATGCGGTGGTTGAAATATATACTACGCTAAGTCCAATGGATTTATTACAGACATTACAAAAAATTGAATTGGATTTTGGACGCGAACGACCGTATAAAAATGCACCTCGAACATTGGATCTGGATGTTTTATTGTATGAGGGCTATCAGTCTCAGGATGCGATATTAACCATCCCGCATCCCCGAATGTATGAACGAGCGTTTGTATTAGTGCCACTAAAAGAAATCGCTACTCAAGAAGTCAGTGATGAAATGTTATCGGCGGTTTCAGAACAAAGCATTTTTCGTCTTTCAGAATCGTGA
- the mutL gene encoding DNA mismatch repair endonuclease MutL, with protein sequence MTAIKALPDKLISQIAAGEVIERPASILKELLENSIDAGATHIEIRLDGGGIRRILVKDNGSGIPKNELHLALQRHATSKISSLEELEKVSSMGFRGEALASIHAVANMTLISKTATDEHGWQIHDAQILPAAHQTGTSIDVKQLFDCIPARRKFLKSEQTEFGHCVATLERIALAYPHISFSLFHNDKIYRQWMAADITKRIEDVLGKAFIDACVSFSQTHPKISLEGMITLPAAAKSRSDKQFLYINGRYVKDRTISHAIKTAYADVLHGDRQPSYVLYLTIDPTQVDVNVHPAKHEVRFRDTGIVHQFVAKALTQVLAQKKESIHAPHIATVAQDTASHREHSTMRLQSSVAQTNYPSTTQTEYKPMSSNNLDFKELWQKAYAPITPSSPPPSHPANHEQQTFQEDGFSLGMAIGQLHGIYILAQNKEGLIVVDMHAAHERINYERLKKQSEQQAFAVQHLLVPIAIDCSEKDVALIDSYQETLNKLGLDLSVTGPKSIAVRAVPSVLADGDIVSMVKDVLQDLEHYEHSSLITEKRNELLATMACHGSFRANHHISLNEMNAILRQMEETERADQCNHGRPTWFSLSMKELDKLFMRGQ encoded by the coding sequence ATGACAGCCATCAAAGCATTACCCGATAAACTTATTAGTCAAATCGCCGCAGGAGAAGTGATTGAACGTCCCGCCTCCATTCTAAAAGAATTATTAGAAAATTCGATTGATGCAGGGGCAACACATATTGAAATACGTCTTGATGGAGGCGGTATTCGTCGCATACTCGTTAAGGATAATGGTTCAGGCATTCCCAAGAACGAGCTTCATCTTGCCCTTCAACGGCATGCGACCAGTAAAATTAGCAGTCTCGAAGAACTGGAAAAAGTAAGTTCAATGGGATTTCGAGGTGAAGCACTTGCTTCTATTCATGCAGTTGCTAACATGACCTTAATATCCAAAACAGCCACTGATGAACACGGTTGGCAAATACACGATGCACAGATCTTGCCCGCTGCTCACCAAACAGGCACCTCCATTGATGTCAAACAATTATTTGATTGCATTCCAGCCAGAAGAAAGTTTTTAAAATCGGAACAAACTGAATTTGGACATTGTGTAGCGACCCTCGAACGCATTGCTTTGGCCTACCCTCACATTAGCTTTTCTTTGTTTCATAACGATAAAATTTATCGTCAATGGATGGCCGCTGATATCACCAAACGAATTGAGGATGTACTCGGCAAAGCCTTTATCGATGCGTGCGTATCGTTTTCACAAACACACCCTAAAATTTCTTTAGAGGGAATGATTACGTTACCTGCCGCCGCTAAAAGTCGAAGTGACAAACAGTTTCTTTACATTAATGGTCGATATGTTAAAGATAGAACCATCAGCCATGCCATTAAAACAGCGTATGCAGATGTATTACATGGCGATAGACAACCTTCTTATGTGTTGTATCTAACTATTGACCCCACTCAGGTAGATGTGAATGTTCATCCTGCTAAGCATGAAGTCAGATTCAGAGATACGGGTATTGTTCATCAATTCGTGGCAAAAGCTTTAACGCAGGTTTTAGCACAGAAAAAAGAAAGTATTCATGCTCCTCATATCGCAACAGTGGCACAGGATACAGCTTCTCACCGCGAACACAGCACCATGCGTCTGCAATCATCTGTCGCTCAAACCAACTATCCATCTACTACCCAGACAGAATATAAGCCAATGTCTTCAAACAACTTAGATTTCAAAGAACTTTGGCAAAAGGCTTATGCACCGATAACACCGTCCTCGCCTCCTCCCTCTCACCCTGCCAATCATGAACAGCAGACTTTTCAAGAGGATGGATTTTCATTGGGAATGGCCATTGGACAGTTACATGGCATTTATATTCTTGCCCAAAATAAAGAGGGTTTAATTGTGGTGGATATGCACGCAGCCCACGAAAGAATCAATTATGAACGTCTGAAAAAACAAAGTGAACAACAAGCGTTTGCTGTACAACATTTATTAGTTCCTATCGCGATTGATTGTAGTGAGAAAGACGTTGCCTTAATTGATAGTTATCAAGAAACCTTGAATAAGCTGGGACTTGATTTAAGTGTGACAGGACCTAAATCAATTGCCGTTCGTGCTGTACCAAGCGTGTTAGCTGATGGCGACATCGTTTCCATGGTCAAAGATGTTTTACAAGATCTGGAACACTATGAACACAGTTCTTTGATCACCGAAAAAAGAAATGAACTACTTGCTACGATGGCTTGCCACGGTTCTTTCCGAGCTAACCATCATATTTCTTTAAATGAAATGAATGCCATACTTCGTCAGATGGAAGAAACAGAACGTGCTGATCAATGTAATCACGGCCGTCCTACTTGGTTCTCATTAAGCATGAAAGAACTGGACAAATTATTTATGCGAGGACAATAA
- a CDS encoding lysophospholipid acyltransferase family protein, translating to MLIYIRSILYAIFGLLSMVIYGILCLLSCLIPIGFKRRYRFMVVWPRMMIWGAKWIVGINYVIKGREHIPDEPVIVCSKHQSMYETLFFPWFMPNPVCYVHKKVLNQIPIFGWAFSRLKHIPIDRSKPTEAIRQLVEIGAERVKEHRDPVIFPEGTRVAPGEKGRYQQGAARMALASGANILPVALNAGLCWKKKAVILKPGTITISFGPVIQTAGRNHQEIMKEVEDWIEQEQKVLNPELYE from the coding sequence GTGTTGATTTATATTCGTTCTATTTTATATGCGATTTTTGGCCTGTTGAGCATGGTCATTTACGGTATTTTATGCCTATTATCATGTTTAATTCCCATTGGCTTTAAAAGACGCTATCGCTTTATGGTGGTATGGCCCAGAATGATGATTTGGGGAGCCAAATGGATCGTGGGCATTAACTATGTCATCAAAGGTAGGGAGCATATTCCTGATGAACCGGTTATTGTATGTAGTAAACATCAATCTATGTATGAAACCTTGTTTTTTCCTTGGTTTATGCCCAATCCAGTTTGTTATGTTCATAAAAAAGTATTGAACCAAATTCCTATTTTTGGTTGGGCGTTTTCGCGTCTAAAACATATTCCTATCGATCGTTCAAAACCCACAGAAGCGATTCGTCAGCTGGTTGAAATCGGTGCTGAGCGTGTTAAAGAACATCGTGATCCCGTTATTTTTCCTGAGGGAACGCGTGTCGCTCCTGGCGAAAAAGGTCGTTATCAACAAGGTGCGGCAAGAATGGCCTTAGCCAGTGGTGCGAATATTCTACCCGTTGCGTTGAATGCAGGTTTGTGCTGGAAGAAAAAAGCGGTCATTCTTAAACCTGGCACGATTACGATTTCTTTTGGCCCAGTTATTCAAACGGCAGGCAGAAATCATCAAGAGATTATGAAAGAAGTCGAAGATTGGATAGAACAGGAACAAAAGGTTCTTAATCCAGAATTATATGAATAA
- the pcnB gene encoding polynucleotide adenylyltransferase PcnB: MIPKKILKKALRCFLPEKAVCYPKGKYQIDKDAVSKNAIEVCRVLQKNGYQAYIVGGAVRDLILGRVPKDFDVATDATPNKIKQLFKRVYIVGRRFKLAHVVFSKEIIETTTFRAKPDDGATNAQGRILNDNVFGTIEEDAARRDLTINALYYDPINEQIIDYHDGFDDIKSKTIRMIGDAEKRYREDPVRMLRVARFASKLDFKIAPKTLDPISKMTSLLDEIPVSRLYDESIKVLVCGSATRCIALLRKLNLQKALFPFLEEVLKIEHAKNLVEMILQRTDERLKLGKTVSPSFLFGSLLWPLVYKRYQENLNHHMPAMVAIESAVTDILQYLKVPLQRRQTAEIREMWILQIRMENVRSQKQIWTISESHRFRAAVDFMEIRAMNHEIDAKIAQWWHTLANSPRAVVAEMVQNAIIINRQQANKKRKRKRKPKKRSEQKQDNLTNA; the protein is encoded by the coding sequence ATGATTCCAAAAAAGATATTGAAGAAAGCATTAAGATGTTTTTTGCCTGAGAAAGCAGTTTGTTACCCTAAAGGCAAATATCAAATTGATAAAGATGCGGTGTCTAAAAATGCGATCGAGGTGTGTCGTGTTTTACAAAAGAACGGTTATCAAGCGTACATTGTAGGTGGTGCAGTAAGGGATTTGATTTTAGGTCGTGTGCCGAAAGATTTTGATGTAGCAACGGATGCGACACCGAATAAGATTAAACAACTTTTTAAAAGAGTGTATATCGTGGGTCGTCGTTTTAAATTGGCTCACGTGGTGTTTTCCAAAGAGATTATTGAGACGACGACATTTAGAGCGAAACCCGATGATGGCGCGACCAATGCTCAAGGCAGAATTCTAAACGATAATGTATTTGGTACGATAGAAGAGGATGCGGCACGTCGCGATTTAACCATCAATGCCTTGTATTACGACCCGATTAACGAACAAATCATTGACTATCACGATGGTTTTGATGATATTAAATCCAAAACTATTAGAATGATTGGAGATGCTGAAAAACGTTATCGTGAAGATCCTGTGCGAATGTTAAGAGTCGCCAGATTTGCCAGTAAACTGGATTTTAAAATTGCCCCGAAAACCTTAGATCCTATTTCTAAAATGACGAGTCTGCTAGACGAGATTCCAGTTTCTCGTTTGTACGATGAAAGTATCAAGGTCTTGGTTTGTGGAAGTGCTACTCGCTGTATTGCTTTATTACGTAAACTTAATTTGCAAAAAGCCTTATTTCCTTTCTTGGAAGAGGTGTTGAAAATTGAACATGCCAAAAATTTGGTAGAGATGATATTACAAAGGACGGACGAACGTCTAAAACTTGGTAAAACAGTCAGTCCTAGCTTTCTATTTGGAAGTTTGTTATGGCCTTTGGTTTATAAACGTTACCAAGAAAATTTAAACCATCATATGCCTGCGATGGTAGCCATTGAATCTGCAGTAACCGACATTTTGCAATATCTGAAAGTTCCTCTACAAAGACGACAAACGGCTGAGATACGCGAGATGTGGATCTTGCAAATCAGAATGGAAAACGTTCGTTCCCAAAAACAAATATGGACGATTTCTGAATCGCATCGATTTAGAGCCGCTGTTGATTTTATGGAAATTAGAGCGATGAATCATGAGATCGATGCGAAGATTGCCCAATGGTGGCATACCTTGGCCAATAGCCCTCGTGCTGTGGTAGCAGAAATGGTTCAAAATGCCATCATTATTAATCGTCAACAAGCGAATAAAAAACGTAAACGAAAAAGAAAACCCAAAAAACGTTCAGAACAAAAACAAGATAATTTAACGAATGCCTAG
- the miaA gene encoding tRNA (adenosine(37)-N6)-dimethylallyltransferase MiaA: MSSIICITGPTAAGKSASVLALKDYYPIEIINVDSATIYRQMDIGTAKPSQDEQRQCPQHLLDIKDPSESYSVAAFVQDCETLITEIQNRGHIPILVGGTMMYYKALKDGIDDLPEANQAIRKTITDTALEQGWAYVHKQLESLDPITAARLSPNDSQRIQRAIEVCLLTGKPMSSLLGKEKKSTHQYQLISLEPSDRGLLHQRIEKRFDQMLEMGFLDEVQALWQRGDLNADLPSIRCVGYRQIWGYLNQEYSLEYARELGIIATRHLAKRQMTWLRSYKDRHIIDCLSPDVVSSVVQQVHHLLNSDNKEF; encoded by the coding sequence ATGTCTTCGATTATTTGCATTACTGGGCCCACGGCTGCTGGCAAAAGTGCCAGTGTTTTAGCACTCAAAGACTATTATCCCATTGAGATTATCAATGTAGATTCTGCAACCATTTATCGTCAAATGGATATTGGGACGGCCAAACCCAGTCAAGATGAGCAAAGACAATGTCCCCAACATTTGCTGGATATTAAAGATCCAAGTGAAAGTTATAGTGTCGCAGCATTCGTACAAGACTGTGAGACATTAATCACTGAAATCCAGAACCGTGGCCATATTCCCATCTTAGTGGGTGGGACAATGATGTATTACAAAGCACTCAAAGATGGTATTGATGATTTACCTGAAGCCAATCAAGCGATCAGAAAAACCATTACCGATACAGCCTTAGAGCAAGGATGGGCCTATGTTCATAAACAGCTTGAATCCTTGGATCCGATTACTGCTGCACGTTTATCTCCTAATGATAGCCAAAGAATCCAACGAGCAATAGAAGTCTGTCTGTTGACGGGTAAACCCATGTCTTCTTTATTAGGAAAAGAAAAAAAATCAACGCATCAATATCAACTTATCAGTCTAGAACCTAGTGATAGAGGCCTTCTTCATCAACGCATTGAAAAACGATTTGATCAAATGCTTGAAATGGGCTTTTTAGATGAAGTACAAGCATTATGGCAAAGAGGAGATTTAAATGCCGATCTCCCCTCGATCCGTTGCGTGGGTTATCGACAAATATGGGGTTATCTCAATCAAGAGTATTCACTTGAATATGCTCGAGAATTAGGAATTATCGCCACTCGACATTTAGCAAAAAGACAAATGACTTGGTTACGTTCTTATAAAGATCGACATATTATCGATTGTTTATCGCCAGATGTGGTGTCATCCGTTGTTCAGCAAGTTCATCACCTTTTAAATTCGGATAACAAAGAATTTTAG